One genomic region from Amycolatopsis sp. FBCC-B4732 encodes:
- a CDS encoding MarR family winged helix-turn-helix transcriptional regulator: MSTPGHLVWRLSMKWRVAVDRALAPVGLTHAQYVFLASLLDLQREQAPSQRELADHTGLEALYVSKLARTLDADGLIERTRDPADTRTVRLALTERGHEVVEPAIATVGALLDRMLAPLGGRRGDRTAALTRELTLLLDTPLEGT; the protein is encoded by the coding sequence ATGAGCACTCCCGGGCACCTGGTCTGGCGCCTCTCCATGAAGTGGCGGGTGGCCGTCGACCGCGCGCTCGCCCCGGTCGGCTTGACCCACGCCCAGTACGTCTTCCTGGCCTCACTGCTCGACCTGCAGCGCGAACAGGCACCGAGCCAGCGGGAACTGGCCGACCACACCGGCCTCGAAGCCCTCTACGTTTCCAAGCTCGCCCGGACCCTCGACGCCGACGGCCTGATCGAGCGCACCCGCGACCCCGCCGACACGCGGACCGTCCGGCTGGCCCTCACCGAGCGCGGGCACGAGGTCGTCGAGCCGGCGATCGCCACCGTCGGCGCGCTGCTCGACCGCATGCTCGCGCCGCTCGGCGGCCGTCGTGGGGACCGCACCGCGGCGCTGACCCGGGAGCTCACCCTGCTGCTCGACACCCCTCTCGAAGGGACCTGA
- a CDS encoding kynureninase, whose translation MTTRAEAARLDADDELAAFRERFVPITDPGVVAYLDGNSLGRPLRATADRLQQLVAEEWGGRLIRSWEERWLALPEAIGDELGRVAIGAAPGQTIVADSTSVCLYKVLRAAVALRPGRDEIVTDTANFPTDRFLVESVAAELGRTVRWIEAGDVGPEDVAAVTGPRTAAVVLSHVDYRSAAIADLAAITRLVHERGALTVWDLCHSVGSIPVALDAAGADFAVGCTYKFLNAGPGAPAFLYVNTRHQAEFGQPITGWMGAADTFGMAAEYVPAPGIRRALSGTPPVLGMVGVQEGVALLAEAGIDRVRAKAVALGRWVLALADEWLVPLGFEVASPRDDDRRGGHVTLRHPDAERLSRVLIENGVLIDFRRPDGIRVGLSPLTTGFTEVRAALARIRELAG comes from the coding sequence CTGACCACCCGGGCGGAGGCGGCGCGCCTCGACGCGGACGACGAGCTGGCGGCCTTCCGCGAGCGGTTCGTCCCGATCACCGATCCCGGCGTCGTCGCCTACCTGGACGGCAATTCGCTCGGCCGTCCCCTGCGCGCCACCGCGGACCGGCTGCAGCAGCTCGTCGCCGAAGAGTGGGGCGGCCGGCTGATCCGGTCGTGGGAAGAGCGCTGGCTGGCGCTGCCCGAAGCGATCGGGGACGAGCTCGGCCGCGTCGCGATCGGCGCCGCGCCCGGCCAGACGATCGTCGCCGACTCGACGTCCGTGTGCCTCTACAAGGTGCTGCGCGCGGCCGTCGCGCTGCGGCCGGGGCGCGACGAGATCGTCACGGACACCGCGAACTTCCCCACCGACCGGTTCCTGGTCGAGAGCGTCGCCGCCGAACTCGGGCGCACGGTTCGGTGGATCGAGGCCGGCGACGTCGGCCCCGAAGACGTCGCGGCGGTGACCGGGCCGCGCACCGCGGCGGTCGTGCTGTCCCATGTGGACTACCGCTCGGCCGCGATCGCCGACCTGGCCGCCATCACGCGGCTGGTGCACGAACGCGGCGCCCTCACCGTCTGGGACCTCTGCCACAGCGTCGGCTCGATCCCGGTGGCGCTCGACGCGGCGGGCGCCGACTTCGCCGTCGGCTGCACGTACAAGTTCCTCAACGCGGGGCCCGGCGCGCCCGCGTTCCTCTACGTCAACACGCGCCACCAAGCGGAGTTCGGCCAGCCGATCACCGGCTGGATGGGCGCGGCCGACACGTTCGGCATGGCCGCGGAGTACGTCCCCGCGCCGGGGATCCGCCGGGCGCTGTCCGGCACGCCGCCGGTGCTCGGCATGGTGGGCGTCCAGGAAGGCGTCGCGCTGCTGGCCGAGGCGGGCATCGACCGCGTGCGCGCCAAGGCCGTGGCACTGGGCCGGTGGGTGCTCGCCCTCGCCGACGAGTGGCTGGTCCCGCTCGGGTTCGAGGTCGCCTCGCCCCGCGACGACGACCGCCGCGGCGGTCACGTCACCCTCCGCCACCCCGACGCCGAGCGGCTGTCCCGCGTGCTGATCGAAAACGGCGTGCTGATCGACTTCCGCCGTCCCGACGGCATCCGCGTGGGGCTCAGCCCGCTCACGACCGGCTTCACCGAAGTCCGGGCGGCGCTGGCCCGGATCCGGGAGCTCGCCGGCTGA
- a CDS encoding DUF5997 family protein — protein sequence MTSHKTAQTMKPATAAKKLGVYLEATPAEFQEGVVSRDELNALQADPPEWLQELRRNGPHPRPVVAAKLGVSIGGLTRGGITEALTTDEIDALKADSPDWLVRERATQAEVRKETVRVKEKNR from the coding sequence ATGACGTCGCACAAAACCGCCCAGACCATGAAGCCCGCGACGGCGGCGAAGAAACTGGGCGTGTACCTCGAAGCCACCCCCGCGGAGTTCCAGGAGGGTGTCGTCTCCCGCGACGAACTGAACGCGCTGCAGGCCGACCCGCCCGAATGGCTGCAGGAGCTGCGCCGGAACGGGCCGCACCCGCGACCGGTCGTCGCGGCGAAGCTGGGCGTCTCCATCGGCGGCCTCACGCGCGGCGGCATCACCGAAGCGCTCACCACCGACGAGATCGACGCGCTGAAGGCGGACAGCCCCGACTGGCTGGTGCGGGAACGCGCCACGCAGGCCGAAGTGCGCAAGGAAACCGTGCGGGTGAAGGAGAAGAACCGCTGA
- a CDS encoding LysR substrate-binding domain-containing protein, whose translation MTSFRLAYVPGATPAKWVRTWAERVPAVPLTLVPVAAADATALLRAREADAALLRSPIDREGLHAIPLYTETTVVVVAKDHLIAAADEVSTVDLADDVVLHPLDDTLEWSSLPGRPAVSRPETTADAIELVAAGVGVLVVPQSLARLHHRRDLTYRPLADAPQSSVALSWLEDETTDLMEQFIGIVRGRTVNSTRGRAPAPAAAPASAERKRPVRKPSPPKPARRTGGGAGKRRRRS comes from the coding sequence GTGACCTCGTTCCGCCTCGCCTACGTTCCCGGAGCGACCCCCGCCAAGTGGGTGCGGACCTGGGCCGAGCGCGTGCCGGCGGTCCCGTTGACCCTGGTCCCGGTGGCCGCGGCGGACGCGACGGCCCTGCTCCGCGCGCGCGAAGCGGACGCGGCGCTGCTGCGCTCGCCGATCGACCGCGAGGGCCTGCACGCGATCCCGCTCTACACCGAGACGACCGTGGTCGTGGTGGCCAAGGACCACCTGATCGCGGCGGCGGACGAAGTGTCCACCGTGGACTTGGCCGACGACGTGGTGCTGCATCCCCTGGACGACACGTTGGAGTGGTCTTCCTTGCCGGGCCGCCCCGCGGTTTCGCGCCCGGAGACGACGGCGGACGCGATCGAGCTCGTGGCGGCCGGCGTCGGGGTGCTCGTCGTCCCGCAGTCGCTGGCCCGCCTGCACCACCGCCGCGACCTGACCTACCGGCCGCTCGCGGACGCGCCGCAGTCGAGCGTGGCGCTGTCGTGGCTGGAGGACGAGACGACCGACCTGATGGAGCAGTTCATCGGCATCGTCCGCGGCCGCACGGTCAACAGCACGCGCGGCCGTGCTCCGGCTCCTGCTGCGGCTCCGGCGTCGGCTGAGCGCAAACGTCCGGTGCGGAAGCCGTCGCCCCCGAAGCCGGCCCGGCGCACCGGCGGCGGCGCGGGCAAGCGGCGCCGCCGGTCCTGA
- a CDS encoding isoamylase gives MIKISKSRAGTQRVTFSLPLAAPPGRVSVVGSFNDWTPGRHHLTPRSNGRRSASVDVTPGTVLHFRYLGEDGHWFDDPDLADRADGNCVCTTA, from the coding sequence GTGATCAAGATCAGCAAGAGCCGGGCCGGCACCCAGCGCGTCACCTTCAGTCTCCCGCTCGCCGCACCGCCCGGACGGGTGAGCGTCGTGGGATCGTTCAACGACTGGACGCCCGGCCGCCACCACCTCACCCCGCGCTCCAACGGCCGCCGCTCGGCGTCGGTGGACGTCACCCCCGGCACGGTGCTGCACTTCCGCTACCTCGGGGAGGACGGCCACTGGTTCGACGACCCCGACCTGGCCGACCGCGCCGACGGCAACTGCGTCTGCACGACCGCCTGA
- a CDS encoding metalloregulator ArsR/SmtB family transcription factor, translating into MDGIAAALGDAARWRIVELLAERPRSVGELAELTGLRQPQTTKHLQTLARAGLVTVFPLGQRRVYALEAEPLAAFAGRLRELAEATAGHAGERDVVARYRAAIEADSAAAGRDRWADGREFAFDRLLPVSRETLWRYWTDPDLLASWWVPAPLTLTDCGIEPRPGGRAVIAYRDADGEYRSEGKVHVADEPRHLAFDLAVPGPASFTGHYDLTFTEVPEGTRLRLGLRITATTTEALSAIAGIETGWGQVLDNLTAVLIEKG; encoded by the coding sequence ATGGACGGGATCGCAGCAGCACTCGGGGACGCCGCGCGGTGGCGCATCGTCGAACTCCTGGCCGAGCGCCCCCGCTCGGTCGGCGAGCTCGCCGAGCTGACCGGGCTGCGGCAACCGCAGACCACGAAGCACCTGCAGACCCTTGCCCGGGCCGGTCTCGTCACCGTCTTCCCGCTGGGGCAGCGCCGCGTCTACGCCCTCGAGGCGGAGCCGCTCGCCGCCTTCGCGGGCCGGCTGCGAGAACTGGCCGAGGCCACCGCGGGCCACGCGGGTGAGCGGGACGTCGTCGCGCGCTACCGGGCGGCCATCGAGGCGGACTCGGCGGCCGCCGGCCGGGACCGCTGGGCGGACGGGCGCGAGTTCGCGTTCGACCGCCTGCTGCCCGTGTCACGCGAGACCCTCTGGCGGTACTGGACCGACCCGGACCTGCTGGCGTCGTGGTGGGTTCCGGCGCCGTTGACGCTCACCGACTGCGGCATCGAGCCGCGGCCGGGCGGGCGGGCCGTGATCGCCTACCGCGACGCCGACGGCGAATACCGCTCCGAAGGGAAGGTCCACGTCGCCGACGAACCCCGGCACCTGGCGTTCGACCTCGCGGTGCCGGGCCCGGCCTCGTTCACCGGCCACTACGACCTGACGTTCACCGAAGTCCCCGAGGGCACCCGGCTGCGCCTCGGCCTGCGCATCACCGCCACGACCACCGAGGCCCTGTCCGCCATCGCCGGCATCGAAACCGGCTGGGGCCAGGTCCTCGACAACCTCACCGCAGTGCTCATCGAGAAGGGCTGA
- a CDS encoding dihydrofolate reductase family protein: MTDRKVTANLSITLDGRYHGPAGPADMGAIVTYAMTDVARRHLTRIWEGATTAVLGRRNAEGFLGFWPTVAADENADPRDRSYAKWLVDVEKVVFSTTLAEAPWERTRLVNAPAADVVAELKASGAGEILVNSSASVIKALLEADALDRLYLMVCPEIAGGGPRLFDDGLPASKWRLTHHETGELGETAVVYDRVR; encoded by the coding sequence ATGACCGACCGCAAGGTGACCGCGAACCTGAGCATCACCCTCGACGGCCGCTACCACGGCCCCGCCGGGCCCGCCGACATGGGCGCGATCGTCACGTACGCGATGACCGACGTCGCGCGCCGCCACCTCACCCGCATCTGGGAAGGCGCGACGACGGCGGTGCTCGGCCGCCGCAACGCCGAGGGCTTCCTCGGCTTCTGGCCGACGGTGGCCGCGGACGAGAACGCCGACCCGCGCGACCGCAGCTACGCGAAGTGGCTGGTGGACGTGGAGAAGGTGGTCTTTTCGACCACGCTGGCCGAGGCCCCGTGGGAGCGCACCCGGCTGGTGAACGCGCCGGCCGCGGACGTCGTCGCCGAGCTCAAGGCGTCGGGGGCGGGCGAGATCCTGGTCAACAGCAGCGCGAGCGTCATCAAGGCGCTGCTCGAGGCGGACGCGCTGGACCGGCTGTACCTGATGGTCTGCCCCGAAATCGCGGGCGGCGGGCCGAGGCTGTTCGACGACGGCCTGCCCGCGTCGAAGTGGCGGCTGACCCACCACGAGACGGGTGAGCTGGGGGAGACGGCGGTGGTCTACGACCGGGTGCGCTGA
- a CDS encoding dihydrofolate reductase family protein has translation MAQVLFHITMSLDGFVAGPADDMSWLRGLPTGPNPVVERLLGELGAVVMGHNTYAPATTAEGEVYGGRVRVPVFVVTRDDPASAEPGFTFEPDLRTAVTSASSAAGNGCVAVLGPTTARRCLEAGLLDEVLVHVAPILLGDGVRLFDHPGGTQIRLQPVELSTAGGFGTFRYRVGSVVDSRA, from the coding sequence ATGGCCCAGGTCCTGTTCCACATCACGATGTCCCTCGACGGCTTCGTCGCCGGCCCCGCCGACGACATGTCCTGGCTCCGGGGTTTGCCCACCGGCCCGAACCCGGTCGTCGAGCGATTGCTGGGCGAGCTCGGCGCGGTCGTCATGGGACACAACACGTACGCCCCGGCGACGACGGCGGAGGGCGAGGTCTACGGCGGGCGCGTCCGGGTCCCGGTCTTCGTGGTGACCCGCGACGACCCGGCTTCGGCCGAGCCGGGGTTCACCTTCGAGCCGGACCTGCGGACGGCGGTCACTTCGGCGTCCTCGGCGGCGGGCAACGGTTGTGTCGCGGTGCTGGGCCCGACGACGGCCCGCCGCTGCCTGGAGGCGGGCCTGCTCGACGAGGTCCTGGTCCACGTGGCCCCGATCCTCCTCGGCGACGGGGTCCGGCTCTTCGACCACCCGGGCGGCACGCAGATCCGCCTGCAGCCGGTGGAGCTGAGCACGGCCGGGGGTTTCGGGACGTTCCGGTACCGGGTCGGGTCCGTTGTGGACAGTCGAGCGTAA
- a CDS encoding bile acid:sodium symporter family protein, whose protein sequence is MSRLRLDPFVLAILATVGVATLLPASGAVAAGFGTATTIAVGLLFFLYGARLSTQEALDGLRHWRLHAVVLGATFVLFPLLGLALFALPSSVLPAQLAAGVLFLAVLPSTVQSSIAFTSIARGNVAAAICSASLSNLAGIVLTPLLVALLLAGDGAGVDGSAVLGIVLQLLAPFVAGQLARRWIGGWISAHAAPLKLVDRGSILLVVYTAFSAGMVEGIWHRLDLGHLLVLVAVCGVLLAVVLAATGWGARLLGFARADRITIVFCGSKKSLASGLPMATVLFGHAQVGLIVLPLMLFHQIQLIVCATLARRYAASEERELVPA, encoded by the coding sequence ATGTCCCGGTTGCGTCTCGACCCGTTCGTCCTCGCCATCCTCGCCACCGTCGGCGTCGCCACGCTGTTGCCCGCTTCGGGCGCGGTGGCCGCCGGTTTCGGCACCGCCACCACGATCGCCGTCGGGCTGCTGTTCTTCCTGTACGGCGCCCGGCTGTCCACGCAGGAAGCCCTCGACGGGCTGCGGCACTGGCGGCTGCACGCGGTCGTGCTCGGCGCGACGTTCGTGCTGTTCCCGCTGCTCGGCCTGGCGCTGTTCGCGCTGCCGTCGTCGGTGCTGCCCGCCCAGCTGGCCGCCGGGGTGCTGTTCCTCGCGGTGCTGCCCTCGACCGTGCAGTCGTCGATCGCGTTCACCTCGATCGCCCGCGGCAACGTCGCGGCGGCGATCTGCAGCGCGTCGCTGTCCAACTTGGCCGGGATCGTGCTCACGCCGCTGCTGGTGGCGCTGCTGCTCGCGGGCGACGGCGCCGGCGTCGACGGTTCGGCCGTGCTCGGGATCGTGCTGCAGCTGCTGGCGCCGTTCGTGGCGGGCCAGCTGGCGCGGCGCTGGATCGGCGGCTGGATCTCCGCGCACGCGGCGCCGCTGAAGCTGGTCGACCGCGGGTCGATCCTGCTGGTGGTCTACACGGCGTTCAGCGCGGGCATGGTCGAAGGCATCTGGCACCGGCTCGACCTCGGTCACCTGCTGGTGCTGGTGGCGGTGTGCGGCGTGCTGCTGGCGGTCGTGCTGGCCGCGACCGGCTGGGGCGCCCGGCTGCTGGGTTTCGCCCGCGCGGACCGGATCACCATCGTGTTCTGCGGGTCGAAGAAGAGCCTGGCGAGCGGCCTGCCGATGGCGACGGTGCTGTTCGGGCACGCGCAGGTGGGGCTGATCGTGCTGCCGCTGATGCTGTTCCACCAGATCCAGCTGATCGTCTGCGCGACGCTCGCTCGGCGCTACGCCGCTTCGGAAGAGCGGGAACTCGTGCCCGCCTGA
- a CDS encoding LysR family transcriptional regulator → MLDPRLCRSFLAVAETRSFTAAARRLGVGQPTVSQHVRRLERDSGGLLFARDTHTVELTARGQAMLGFAQTVVDTEERAERHFRGAELRGRVRFGVSEDFALGELPEILHRLRRSHPLVDVELTVELSDVLAQRLRAGQLDLVLGKRRPGAHHGRLLWREPLVWIGSAATVLEPGEPVPLVQYPMPSITRQLAVECLERAGLEWRAACQTSSLTGLRAAAAAGLGVTLHARSLVPADLIELDGLPEPGDIEFMLLARESMAGPAAALAEFVLERVRR, encoded by the coding sequence GTGCTGGACCCGCGCCTGTGCCGCTCCTTCCTCGCCGTCGCCGAGACGCGCAGCTTCACCGCGGCCGCGCGGCGGCTGGGCGTCGGGCAGCCGACCGTCAGCCAGCACGTCCGGCGGCTCGAGCGCGACTCGGGCGGGCTGCTGTTCGCCCGCGACACCCACACCGTCGAGCTCACCGCGCGCGGGCAGGCGATGCTGGGGTTCGCGCAGACGGTCGTCGACACCGAAGAACGCGCGGAGCGGCACTTCCGCGGCGCCGAACTGCGCGGCCGCGTCCGGTTCGGCGTGTCCGAGGACTTCGCGCTCGGCGAGCTGCCGGAGATCCTGCACCGGCTGCGCCGCAGCCATCCGCTGGTGGACGTCGAGCTGACGGTCGAGCTCTCGGACGTCCTCGCGCAGCGGCTGCGCGCCGGGCAGCTGGACCTGGTGCTGGGCAAGCGCCGCCCGGGCGCGCACCACGGGCGGCTGCTCTGGCGGGAGCCGCTGGTCTGGATCGGCTCGGCGGCCACGGTGCTGGAGCCCGGTGAGCCGGTGCCACTGGTGCAGTACCCGATGCCGTCGATCACGCGGCAGCTGGCGGTGGAGTGCCTCGAACGCGCCGGCCTCGAATGGCGCGCGGCGTGCCAGACGTCGAGCCTGACCGGTCTGCGCGCCGCGGCGGCGGCCGGGCTCGGCGTCACCCTGCACGCGCGCAGCCTCGTCCCGGCCGACCTCATCGAGCTCGACGGCCTGCCCGAACCCGGCGACATCGAGTTCATGCTGCTGGCCAGGGAGTCGATGGCCGGTCCGGCGGCGGCGCTGGCGGAGTTCGTCCTGGAGCGGGTGCGGCGCTGA
- the shbA gene encoding RNA polymerase sigma factor ShbA, which yields MAAAQPADAFPSHWRRHDEPVADAIAGDDAATARLLATIRPLVVRYCRARVGRHERSFASADDVAQEVCLAVLTALPSYRDQGRPFLAFVYGIAQHKVADAHRAAARNRTDPVPEIPDGVSEAVGPEQRALRFELNERLAKLLDVLPAKQREIVVLRIVVGLSAEETAAAVGSTPGAVRVAQHRALGRLRRLLGDED from the coding sequence ATCGCCGCGGCGCAGCCCGCCGACGCGTTCCCGTCGCACTGGCGACGGCACGACGAGCCGGTCGCGGACGCGATCGCCGGCGACGACGCCGCGACCGCCCGGCTGCTGGCCACCATCCGCCCGCTGGTGGTGCGCTACTGCCGGGCCCGCGTCGGGCGCCACGAGCGTTCGTTCGCTTCGGCCGACGACGTCGCGCAGGAGGTGTGCCTCGCCGTGCTCACCGCGCTGCCCTCCTACCGCGACCAGGGCCGGCCGTTCCTCGCGTTCGTCTACGGCATCGCCCAGCACAAGGTGGCCGACGCCCACCGCGCCGCGGCGCGCAACCGCACCGACCCGGTCCCCGAGATCCCGGACGGGGTCAGCGAAGCCGTCGGCCCCGAGCAGCGGGCGCTGCGGTTCGAGCTGAACGAGCGGCTGGCCAAGCTGCTGGACGTGCTCCCGGCGAAGCAGCGCGAAATCGTCGTGCTGCGGATCGTGGTCGGGCTGTCGGCGGAGGAGACGGCCGCGGCGGTCGGCTCGACCCCCGGCGCCGTCCGCGTCGCCCAGCACCGCGCGCTCGGGCGCCTCCGAAGACTCCTGGGCGACGAGGACTGA
- a CDS encoding RNA polymerase sigma factor, translating to MGGHDDFDAFFRADFAPLVAFLCKAGFEVETARDAAAEAMVHALEAWPTVDDPRAWVRRVAGRLLDGVGDARADWTLAGDPRDDDELTGLVDQHAGLIELLASLPGRQRMVLAWSLDGFSPAQIAEALRIAPATVRSTLRHVRERLRRLRVARPGDQRDRER from the coding sequence GTGGGCGGTCACGACGATTTCGACGCGTTCTTCCGCGCCGACTTCGCGCCGCTGGTGGCGTTCCTCTGCAAGGCCGGGTTCGAGGTCGAGACCGCGCGGGACGCGGCCGCCGAAGCGATGGTCCACGCGCTGGAGGCGTGGCCGACCGTCGACGACCCGCGCGCGTGGGTCCGCCGGGTCGCGGGGCGGCTGCTCGACGGCGTGGGGGACGCGCGGGCGGACTGGACCCTGGCGGGCGATCCGCGGGACGACGACGAGCTCACCGGGCTGGTCGACCAGCACGCCGGGCTCATCGAGCTGCTCGCGTCGCTGCCCGGCAGGCAGCGGATGGTCCTGGCGTGGTCCCTCGACGGGTTCTCCCCGGCGCAGATCGCGGAGGCCCTGCGGATCGCACCGGCGACCGTCCGGTCCACCCTCCGGCACGTGCGGGAGCGCCTCCGGCGCCTCCGGGTCGCCCGACCCGGTGACCAGCGGGACAGGGAAAGGTGA
- a CDS encoding WhiB family transcriptional regulator: MEATMTGWAELAACKDEDPELFFPISAVGPGARQTVQAKAVCARCPVRAECLGYALDNGLDHGVFGGTTAEDRRRLARTAPQRHRVA; encoded by the coding sequence ATGGAAGCCACGATGACGGGCTGGGCGGAACTCGCGGCCTGCAAGGACGAGGACCCGGAACTGTTCTTCCCGATCTCCGCGGTAGGCCCCGGCGCCCGGCAGACAGTGCAGGCCAAGGCCGTGTGCGCACGCTGCCCGGTGCGCGCCGAATGCCTCGGCTACGCGCTCGACAACGGGCTCGACCACGGTGTTTTCGGCGGGACCACCGCCGAGGACCGACGCCGGCTGGCGCGCACCGCGCCGCAGCGGCACCGAGTGGCCTGA
- a CDS encoding RNA polymerase subunit sigma-70 → MGRTPDFETLVARHRREIQVHCYRMLGSLSDAEDLAQETFLRAWKARDGFEGRASARTWLYRIATNACLDVLARRPRRVLPDQLGPAGEPDGPIAAADLPWLEPYPDRLLDGAGPDDAVVDRETIELAYLAALQHLPPRQRAALVLRDVLGWPAKETAAALETSVASANSALQRARTTLRERLPARRAEWTAGDPTAEEAALLKRFIAAYENGDPAAVAQLLREDAQAIMPPYTLWFDNRASIIRALSLSMDPASPHCIGRFRMRPVRANRRPAVATYLRRPGEDGFRWFGISVLTVEDGLITAMAAFESVPAAAWDLPETWPGEHASW, encoded by the coding sequence GTGGGTCGCACTCCGGACTTCGAGACGCTCGTCGCGCGGCACCGCCGGGAGATCCAGGTGCACTGCTACCGGATGCTCGGCTCGCTGAGCGACGCCGAGGACCTGGCGCAGGAGACGTTCCTGCGGGCGTGGAAAGCGCGCGACGGCTTCGAAGGCCGGGCGAGCGCGCGCACGTGGCTGTACCGGATCGCGACGAACGCGTGCCTCGACGTCCTCGCCCGGCGGCCCCGGCGGGTGCTGCCCGATCAGCTCGGGCCGGCCGGGGAGCCGGACGGGCCGATCGCGGCCGCCGACCTGCCGTGGCTCGAGCCGTACCCGGACCGGCTGCTCGACGGGGCCGGGCCGGACGACGCCGTCGTCGACCGGGAGACCATCGAGCTCGCCTACCTGGCCGCGCTCCAGCACCTGCCGCCCCGGCAGCGGGCGGCGCTCGTCCTGCGCGACGTGCTCGGCTGGCCGGCGAAGGAGACGGCGGCGGCGCTGGAGACGAGCGTGGCTTCGGCGAACAGCGCGCTCCAGCGCGCGCGGACGACGTTGCGTGAGCGGCTGCCCGCGCGCCGTGCCGAGTGGACGGCCGGCGACCCGACGGCCGAGGAAGCCGCGCTGCTCAAGCGGTTCATCGCCGCGTACGAGAACGGCGACCCCGCCGCGGTCGCGCAGTTGCTGCGCGAAGACGCCCAGGCGATCATGCCGCCGTACACGCTTTGGTTCGACAACCGCGCGTCGATCATCCGGGCGCTGTCGCTCTCGATGGACCCGGCGTCGCCGCACTGCATCGGGCGGTTCCGGATGCGGCCGGTCCGCGCCAACCGCCGCCCGGCCGTGGCCACCTACCTGCGGCGGCCGGGCGAGGACGGCTTCCGGTGGTTCGGGATCAGCGTGCTGACGGTCGAAGACGGGCTGATCACGGCGATGGCCGCGTTCGAGTCGGTGCCGGCCGCCGCCTGGGACCTGCCCGAAACGTGGCCGGGTGAGCACGCGTCGTGGTGA
- a CDS encoding SDR family NAD(P)-dependent oxidoreductase, translating to MSGTVLVLGGRSEIGLALAKRLVSGDTRRFVLAARPGADLTAEVAALREAGAEAVETADFDADDLAAHGPFLEKVAAEHGPLETVVLAFGILGDQSRAETDAAHAAAVVHTDYVAQVGVLTHAANLLRAQGHGTLVVFSSVAGIRVRRANYVYGSAKAGLDGFASGLADALHGSGVRLLLVRPGFVVGRMTDGMAPAPFSSTPDQVAEATAAALRRGRGVVWVPGVLRPVFFAMRLLPRAIWRRMPR from the coding sequence GTGAGCGGAACGGTGCTGGTGCTGGGCGGACGCAGTGAAATCGGGCTGGCCCTGGCGAAACGCCTGGTCAGCGGGGACACCCGGCGGTTCGTGCTGGCCGCGCGGCCGGGCGCGGACCTGACCGCGGAGGTCGCCGCGCTGCGCGAGGCCGGCGCCGAAGCCGTCGAGACCGCGGACTTCGACGCCGACGACCTCGCCGCGCATGGCCCCTTCCTGGAGAAGGTGGCGGCCGAGCACGGGCCCCTGGAGACGGTGGTGCTCGCCTTCGGCATCCTCGGCGACCAGTCCCGCGCGGAAACCGACGCCGCCCACGCCGCGGCGGTCGTGCACACCGACTACGTCGCCCAGGTCGGCGTGCTGACCCACGCCGCGAACCTGCTGCGCGCCCAGGGCCACGGCACTCTGGTGGTGTTCTCGTCGGTGGCCGGGATCCGCGTGCGCCGCGCGAACTACGTCTACGGCTCGGCGAAGGCCGGTCTCGACGGCTTCGCGAGCGGCCTCGCCGACGCCCTGCACGGCTCGGGTGTCCGCCTGCTGCTGGTCCGCCCGGGCTTCGTGGTCGGCCGGATGACCGACGGCATGGCGCCGGCACCGTTCTCGAGCACCCCGGACCAGGTGGCGGAGGCGACGGCGGCGGCGTTGCGGCGGGGCCGCGGCGTCGTGTGGGTGCCGGGCGTGCTCCGCCCGGTGTTCTTCGCGATGCGCCTCCTGCCGCGCGCGATCTGGCGCCGCATGCCCCGCTGA